CGCGGGCCCGGCCGTCCAGCACGTCGTGCCCGTCGCCCCCGACGATCTCGGCAGGCCGGCGGGGCGTGGGCAGCCCTGCGGCGACCTCGGGGCAGAAGGCCACCGGCCGTCGCCCGCCGAGGGCCGAGACCATCTCCGCGGAGGCCTTGCCGCGTCCGTCGAACCGACAGGGCACACCCCGCAGACACGCACTGACCAGTACGGATTCCATGTTCACGCCCCTCGTCACGGCACCGCGTCCCACAACAGAGAAAGCCCCCGTCCGAAGGACGGGGGCCTTGCTATGTGGCGGCGCCAGGGTTCGAACCTGGGTAGGCTGAGCCGGCAGATTTACAGTCTGCTCCCTTTGGCCACTCGGGCACACCGCCAAGGGATGCTGCCGTGAGACCCGCCTTGCGGCGGCGCTCTGTGGCAACGACGTAAACGATACCTGATGCCCGGGGGTGCTACGCCACTGGATTGACCAGCGGCCGGGACGGGCGCGGGTGGCTAGGCTTTGGTGGCGGCGTGGCGCCTGCGGGCGCCCTGTCCGCCCCTGTAAGCACTTCCTTTCCAGCACCCCGATACAAGGAGCCACACGTCATGGCCGACTCCAGTTTCGACATCGTCTCGAAGGTCGAGCGGCAGGAGGTCGACAACGCCCTCAACCAGGCCGCCAAGGAGATCTCCCAGCGTTACGACTTCAAGGGCACCGGGGCCTCGATCTCCTGGTCCGGCGAGAAGATCCTGATGGAGGCGAACGGCGAGGAGCGGGTCAAGGCGATCCTCGACATCTTCCAGTCCAAGCTGATCAAGCGCGGCATCTCCCTGAAGTCGCTGGACGCGGGCGAGCCGCAGTTGTCCGGCAAGGAGTACAAGCTCTTCTGCACGATCGAGGAAGGCATCTCCCAGGAGAACGCCAAGAAGGTCGCGAAGATCATTCGCGACGAGGGCCCCAAGGGCGTCAAGGCCCAGGTCCAGGGCGACGAGCTGCGGGTCAGCTCGAAGAGCCGGGACGACCTGCAGGCCGTGCAGGCGCTGCTGAAGGGCCAGGACTTCGAATTCGACGTCCAGTTCGCGAACTACCGGTAGGACACAACGGTCCGGGCCCGGGGCGGAATGCGCCGCTCCGGGCCCGGACTGCATGTCCGAATACCGCCGGTCCCGGCGGTTCGGGCGACGCAGACTGGTCCGTGTCAGCCGGCGATCCGGCGGGCCGACGGACGAGGAGAGGGACGAGTCATGACCATGTACGCGACGGTCGACAGCCCGCTGGGTGAGCTGCTGCTGGTCGGCGAGGAGACTGCCGGACCCGCCGGGACCCCGGCGGGCATCGCGCTCGTCTCGCTCTCCCTGCCGGGCCAGAAGGGCGCGGCGGTCGTCCAGGACGGCTGGGTCCATGAGCCCGCCGCGTTCGACGGGGTCGCCGCACAGCTGCGGGAGTATTTCGAGGGCCGGCGGACCGGCTTCGACCTCGTGTACGCCGACGGCCGGGGCACGGACTTCCAGCGCCGGGTGTGGGCCGCGCTGGACGGTGTTCCGTACGGGGAGACGGTGTCGTACGGGCAGATCGCCGAGCGGGTCGGCTCCTCCGGGGCGGGGGTACGGGCCGTGGGCACGGCGATCGGGCGCAATCCGCTGCTCGTCGTGCGGCCCTGCCACCGGGTGATCGGTGCGGACGGGGCGCTGCGGGGGTACGCGGGCGGCCTGGAGCGCAAGGAGCAGCTTCTGGGGCTTGAGGGTGCCCTGGCGGCAAGCTGATGACCGGGCTCTTCCCCCGGCCGCGGGCCGTGGTCGCACCGGGCGCCGTACACGTACCCGAGTGGCTGTCCGTGGAGCGGCAGCGCGCGTTGGTGGCGGCGTGCCGTGAGTGGGCGCGCGGGCCCGTACCGCTGCGGCACACGGCGCTGCCGGGCGGTGGGGTGATGTCCGTGCGGACCGTGTGCCTGGGGTGGCACTGGCAGCCGTACCGGTACACGCGCACGGCGGACGACGTGAACGGTGCGCCGGTCGCCCCGTTCCCGGAGTGGCTTGCGGAGTTGGGGCGGGCGGCGGTGGCGGAGGCGTACGGGCCCCAGGGGCCAGTGCCGGCGTACGCCCCCGATGCCGCGCTGATCAACTTCTATGACGACGCGGCGCGGATGGGTATGCACCAGGACAAGGAGGAACGGTCCGGTGCGCCCGTCGTGTCGCTCAGCATCGGCGACACCTGCGTCTTCCGCTTCGGCAACACGGAGAACCGGGGACGGCCCTACACGGACGTGGAGTTGGCCTCCGGGGATCTTTTCGTCTTCGGCGGGCCGTCGCGTCACGCGTTCCACGGAGTGCCGAGGATCCGTCCCGGGACGGCGGGTCCCGGGACGGGGATGAGCGGTGGCCGGCTCAATCTGACGCTGCGCGAGACGGGGCTCGGCGGCCCGGGGGACGACGGGCGTCAGCGGCGTTCGCGGGAGTTGCCGAACAGCAGCCGGTAGCCGATCAGCAGGACGAGCGAACCGCCGATGGCCGAGACCCAGGTCGCCGGGTCGAAGAAATCCTCGTTGTCGATCGTGCGGTCCAGGAAGCGCGTCGCTATCCAGCCACCCAGGAAGGCGCCGACGATCCCGATGAGGGTGGTCCCCACGAGGCCGCCGGGGTCGCGGCCCGGCAGCAGGATCTTTGCGATGACGCCGGCGACAAGCCCAAGAATGATCCAGCCAATAATGGTCATGCGTGCGAACCTACCCGTCACTCGGTCTTGGAATCCAAGACGTTCATGCCGGTCGGGCGGTTGCGGAGCCCCGCTGTGAACTGCCTGTGCTCCGCCCGCCGTAAGGGTGCGCTACCAGCCGGCGAACTCGTCGTCGGTGGAGACGATCTCCTTGCCGAACGGCATCAGCGAGACCGGGATCAGCTTGAAGTTCGCGATGCCCAGCGGGATGCCGATGATCGTGAGGCACAGGGCGATGCCGGTGGTGATGTGACCGAGGGCGAGCCACCAGCCTGCGAGAACCAGCCAGAGCACGTTGCCCACGCAGGAGGGCGCGCCCGCGTCCCGGCGGTCAACGACGCGGTGGCCGAACGGCCACAGGGCATAGAGGCCGATACGGAAGGCCGCCAGGCCGAACGGGATGCCGATGATCGTGATGCACAGCAGGAGTCCCGCGAGCACGTAGCCGAGGAACATCCAGAAGCCGCACAGGACCAGCCAAATGACGTTCAGAATCGTCTTCACGGGCGATGACCTGCCATCTGCTCGAGTCGGGCAATGCGTTCCGCCATGGGCGGGTGGGTCGAGAACATCTTGGACATGCCCTGTCCGGGGCGGAACGGGTTCGCGATCATCATGTGGCTCGCGGTCTCGATCCGGGGCTCGGGGGGCAGTGGCAACTGTTTGGTGCCGGCGTCCAGCTTTCGCAGGGCGCTGGCCAGGGCCAGCGGGTCGCCGGTCAGCTGGGCGCCCGAGGCGTCCGCCTCGTACTCCCTGGAGCGGCTGACGGCCAGTTGGATCACGGAGGCGGCGAGCGGGCCCAGGATCATGATCAGCAGCATGCCGAGGATGCCGGGGCCCTCGTCGTCGTTGGAGCGGCCGATCGGGATCAGCCAGGCGAAGTTGACCAGGAACATGACGACGGAGGCGAGCGCTCCGGCGACGGACGAGATCAGGATGTCGCGGTTGTAGACATGGCTGAGCTCGTGGCCGAGGACGCCGCGCAGTTCCCGTTCGTCCAGGATCTGGAGGATGCCTTCGGTGCAGCAGACCGCGGCGTTGCGCGGGTTGCGGCCGGTCGCGAAGGCGTTGGGGGCCTGCGTCGGGGAGATGTAGAGCCGCGGCATGGGCTGGCGGGCGGCGGTGGAGAGCTCACGGACCATGCGGTAGAGCTGGGGCGCTTCGAACTCGCTCACCGGGCGGGCGCGCATGGCCCGCAGGGCCAGCTTGTCGCTGTTCCAGTACGCGTAGGCGTTGGTGCCGAGGGCTACGAGGAGCGCGACGATCAGGCCCGTACGTCCGAAGAAGCTGCCGATGACGATGATGAGTGCGGACAGGCCGCCCAGGAGGACGGCGGTTCTCAGCCCGTTGTGCCGGCGGTGCACGGTACGCCCTCCAAGTGGTGCAGCAGGGGAACCCTTGCTCGGTGGTGCTCCACTCCCCAGTGGAGCCTCCCGTACTGGTCAACGCCAGGCGAGGAGAGCTAGTTCCCTTGTGCTTGCCGCCGCAGGGCCCGGCCCGCCCCGGGTGTTCGCACCGGAGCGGGCACTGGGCCGTACGGGTGGAGGCGTGCCGTGGGGTCAGCGCTGGACGGGGAGTTTCGCGAGCTCCAGGGCTGCGGGCTCGGGCTCGACGTCGCTCGTGCAGTGACCGCAGCGGGAGGCGATGGCCGGGATCGCCGTGTAGCAGCGGGGGCAGTCACGCAGGGCGGCCTTGATGTCGACCTGCTCCTGGTCCTTCTTGGCGGTGAAGCGGTCCTGCACCTTGGCCATGGGCACGACGACGCAGAAGTAGAGGACCGCGGCGGTGATGAGGAAAGCGATCGCGGCGCTGACGAAGAGGCCGTAGGGGAACGTCACACCGTCGAACTTGAAGTGTGCCTTGCTGAAGTCGCCCGTTCCACGGGTGATGATGCCGATCAGCGGCACGATGAACGCGTTGCTGAACCCGGTGACGACCGCGGTGAACGCGGCTCCGACGGCGAGACCGATCGCCATGGAGATGACGTTTCCGCGCAGGATGAAGTCCTTGAACCCGTTCAGCACTGCTTCTGGCTCCTCTGTTGTGATGTGAAGGTCATACGCGCCGCGCGCGGGCATGACCCTGCCCTGTGCGGGCCACCGGGGGCAAACCGATCTTGAAGCCGCCGGAGCAGAGCGTCAGAACAGGTTGACGTCGGCGAATCTGAGTACGGCCTGCGGGGCGCCCGACAGGGCGATGCCGGCGACGGCCGTGAGAACGATCGCGACGGTGAGCGGTGCCGGGGTGCGGTGCCGGGTGACGGGCTGCTCCGTACCGTCCTCGGCGGGGCTGCGGAACAGGGCCGCGGTCCACTGGAGGTAGTAGTAGAGCGCGATCACGACGTTCACGGCCATGACGACGGCGAGCCAGCCGAGTCCGGCGTCGACGGCCGAGGAGAAGACCGTGACCTTGGCGAAGAGTCCGATGATGCCCGGCGGCAGTCCGGCCAGGCAGAGCAGGAAGAACCCCATCGCGAGGGCGGCGAGCGGGCGGGTGGCGTACAGACCGCGGTAGTCGGCGAGGCGGTTGCCCGGGTGGGTACGGGCGACGAGGGCGGCCACCGCGAACGCGCCGAGGTTCACGACGGCGTACATCAGCGCGTACGCGACGGTGGAACCGATCTGGCGGTCTCCGGCGTACGCGGCCGCAGCGATCGGCACCAGGAGGTAGCCGGCCTGGGCGACGGACGACCAGGCGAGCAGGCGTACGGCGCTGCGGGCGCGGGTGGCGCTCTGGCGCAGGGCCGCGACGTTGCCGACGGTCATGGTGAGTGCGGCGAGGACGGCGAGGGCGGGGCCCCAGACGTCCGCGTACGACGGGAAGGCGACCACGGTGACGAGGATGAGGCCGGAGAAGCCGACCGCCTTGCCGACGACCGAGAGGTAGGCGGCGATCGGCAGGGGGGCGCCGACGTAGGTGTCGGGGACCCAGAAGTGGAAGGGCGCTGCGGCGGTCTTGAAGGCGAAGCCGACGAGGGTGAGGGCGACGCCCGCCTCGGCGAGGGTGGAGAGCTGTCCGGGGACGTCGTCGAGGCGGGTGGCGATCTCCGTGAGGTGGAGGGTGCCGGTCGCCGCGTACACGAAGCTGACGCCGAGGAGCATCACGGCGGTCGCGACGACGGAGGAGAGGAAGAACTTCAGCGCGGCCTCGGAGGAGCGCCGGTCGCCGCGCTTGATGCCGACGAGGGCGAAGGCGGGCAGCGAGGCGACTTCTAGGGCGACGACGAGCGTGGCGAGGTCGCGGGACGCGGGCAGGAGTGCGGCGCCTGCGGCGGAGGACAGCAGCAGGAACCAGAACTCGCCGGCGGGGAGCTTGCGGGTGTCGCCGATGGAGAGCAGCGCGGTGAGCAGGGCGCCGCCGAGTACGAGGGCCTGGATGACCAGGGTGAAGTGGTCGGCGGTGTAGCTGCAGGCGCGGGTGCCGGTGGTGAGGCAGAAGGTGGAGCGGTCGCCGTCGTGCAGGGGAACGAGGAGAGCGAGGGCGGCTACGAGTCCGGCTACGGCGCCGTAGCCGAGCAGGGGCTTGCGGGCTGCGGGGACGAAGAGGTCGGCGACCAGGACGGCGAGGGCGACGGCCGCGACGGTGACCGGGGGTGCGATCGCGAGCCAGTCGACGGACTGGACGAGGCTGGTGGCGCCGCTCTCGGCCGCCGACCGGACGAGGCCGGCGCTGCTCCCGGCCGCTGACTGGACCAGGCTTGCTGAGCCCGGGGCGCTTTCGGCTGCCACGATCACGACTTGCCTCCTGCGAGGAGCTTCTGCACGGCCGGGTCGGTGAGGCCGAGGAGGACGGCGGGCCACAGGCCGGCGAGGACGGTGAGGGCCGCGAGGGGGGTCCAGGCGGCGAACTCGTAGCTATGGATGTCGGCGATCGGGTGCGGTTCCTCGCGCTTGGCCCCCATGCAGACGCGGCGGACCACGATGAGCAGGTACGCGGCGGTGAGCAGGGTGCCGAACGCGGCGATGGACATGAAGGTGAGGAACGCGGGGCGGCTGAGTCCTTCGGCGGGGTCGAAGGCGCCGAAGAGGGCGAGCATCTCGCCCCAGAAGCCGGCCAGGCCGGGCAGGCCGAGCGAGGCGATCGCGGCGAACGCGAGGAGGCCGCCGAGGCGTGGGGCGCGGCCGTAGAGGGCGGCGCCGGTGGCTCCGGCGAGGGTGTCCAGGTCGGCGCTGCCGTACCGGTCCTTGACCGCGCCGACCAGGAAGAACAGCAGGCCGGTGATGAGTCCGTGGGCGATGTTGGCGAAGAGCGCGCCGTTGACACCGGTCGGGGTCATGCTCGCGATGCCGAGGAGGACGAAGCCCATGTGGCCGACGGAGGAGTACGCGATCAGCCGCTTGAGATCGCCCTTGGCGCCGGGCCGGGCGAGCGCCAGGCAGGCGAGCGATCCGTAGATGATGCCGGCGACCGCGAACGCCGCGAGGTAGGGCGCGAACGTGTGCATGCCGTCGGGGGCGATCGGGAGCAGGATCCGGACGAATCCGTACGTACCCATCTTCAGCAGGACGCCCGCGAGGAGGACCGAGCCGACCGTCGGGGCGGCGGTGTGGGCGTCGGGGAGCCAGCTGTGCAGCGGCCACATCGGGGTCTTCACCGCGAGCCCGATGCCGATCGCGAGGACGGCGATGACCTGCACGGACGAGGTGAGGCCACGGCCGTTGTCAGTGGCGAGTGCCACCATGTCGAAGGTGCCGCTCTTCAGTCCGATGAGGAGCAGGCCCAGCAGCATGACGACCGAGCCGAGCAGCGTGTAGAGGATGAACTTCCAGGCGGCCGCCTGCTTCTGGGCGCCGCCCCAGCGGGCGATGAGGAAGTACATCGGGATGAGCACCATCTCGAACGCCAGGAAGAACAGCAGCAGATCGAGGACGGCGAAGGTCGCGAGGGTGCCGGACTCCAGGAGGAGGATCAGCGCGACGAAGGCCTTCGGGGAGGGGCCTGCGGCCCGCGGCGTCAGCCGCTCATGTTGCAGCTTGAAGTAGCTGTAGAGCGCGCAGAGGAAGGTCAGCAGCGCGGTCAGTACGAGGAGGGGGAGCGAGATGCCGTCGATGCCGAGATGGATGCGGACGTCGAGCGCCGGGATCCAGCTGATGTCGGTGGTGGCCTGCATCTTCGACGGGTGGTCGTGGTCGAAGCCCAGGGCCAGCACGATCGCGGCGATGAGGATCACGCCGCTGACGGTCACGCCGTGGCGGAGCACGGCCTGGTCGGGGTTCCTGCCCTTCAGCCCGGGCGGGGCCGGGAGCAGGGCGGCGACGGCCCCGACGAGCGGGCCGACGACGATGAACGCCAGAAGGAACTGCATCACGGATGCGCTGATATCGATCACGGCTCACGACCCGGCGTTGACGTTGGCGAAGACGACGGCGGCGACCGCCAGGACCAGCGAACCGGCGAGCAGCGCGCTGAGGTAGGTCTGCACGTTGCCGGTCTGGGCGCGGCGGACGGCGGTGCCGAGCCAGCGTGCGCCGGTGGCGGAGCCGCGTACGTAGGTCTCGACGACCTCGCGGTCCAGGAAGCGGACGAGGCTCGCCGCGGCTTGGACGGGGCGGACGAACAGGGCCGCGTAGAGGGCGTCCAGGTGGAAGCCGGTGGCGGCGTGGCGGTGGAGCGGGCCGAGCAGCAGGCGGCCGGGGTCGGCCGGGTCGGGGGCGTCACCGGCGGTTCCGTAGGCGGCGGTGTGGCTCTCCATGGCTTCGACCTCGACGAGGGCGGGTTCCGCGTCGGGGTGGGCGACGACCGAACCCATCGGGGTGCGGGCGGCGAGTGCCGTGGTGTGACGCCAGGCCCCGTAGGTGACGAGGCCGCCGGCGAGTCCGACGCCGGTGGACAGCACGGCGGTCGTCAGCGAGGGGGTGAGGCTGTGGCCGTCGAACCAGTCGGTGATCACGCCCACGGTGAGGCCGAAGGCCATGGTGGGGACGGCCAGTACCCACAGGACCGAGGTCATGGCGACGGGCTGCCTGCCGTGGTCGGGGGCTTCGGCGCCTCGGCCGCGGAAGGCGAGGAGCCAGAGGCGGGTGGCGTACGCGGCAGTGAGGACAGCGGCCAGGAGGCCGGCGACGAGGACGAGCCAGCCGGCGGCGGCCGGGGCGACGTGCCGGTCGCCGAGGGCGGTGTGCTCGGCGGCGACGAGGACGGCTTCCTTGGAGAAGAAGCCGGCGAACGGCGGGATGGCGGCCAGCGCGAGGAGGGCGACCGTCATCGTCCAGTAGGCGTCGGGGATGCGCTGGGCCAGGCCGCCCATGCGGGACATGGCGGCCAGTGAGTTGGTGCCGGCGGCGTGGATGACGACGCCCGCGGCGAGGAAGAGGACCGCTTTGAACGCACCGTGCGAGATGAGGTGGAAGACGGCAGCCCCGCGGTCGCCGACGGCCAGGGCGCCGGACATGTAGCCGAGCTGGCCGATCGTCGAGTAGGCGAGGACGCGCTTGATGTCGTCCTGCGCGAGGGCGGCGAGTCCTGAGCCGATCATCGTGACGGCGGCCATCACGGCGAGGACGACGAGGGCGGCGCCGGATTCGGCGAAGACGGGGAGGAGCCGGGCGACGAAGTAGATACCGGCGGCGACCATCGTCGCCGCGTGGATCAGTGCGGAGACGGGGGTGGGGCCGGCCATGGCGTCGGGCAGCCAGGTGTGCAGGGGGAACTGTGCGGACTTGCCCGCGACACCCGCGAGAAGGAGCAGGGCGATCAGGGTGGGGTGGTCGAGGCCGCCGTGGGCGACGGCGCCCAGGATGCCGGTGATGCGGAAGGTGCCGGTGTCGGCGGCGAGGGCGAACAGGCCGATGAGGAAGGGGACGTCGCCGAGCTTGGTGACCAGGAAGGCCTTCAGGGAGGCGGCGCGGGCCTCGGGCGTCTCCCAGTAGTGGCCGACCAGGAAGTACGAGCAGATGCCCATGATCTCCCAGCCGACCAGGAGCACCATCAGGTCGCCGGAGTAGACGACGAGCAGCATCGCGGCGGTGAAGAGGGAGACGAGCGCCGCGTAGGAGGGGTAGCGGGGGTCGTCGCGCAGGTACGCGGTCGAGTAGATCTGCACGCAGCTCGCGACGAGGGCGACCAGGACGGCGACGAGGACGGCGAAGCCGTCGAGGTGCAGCGCGAGGTCGATCGGGACGGAGCCGGTGGGGGTGAGTTGCGTCGCGGCGTCGATGGCCGGCCCGCCGCCCTGGCGTGCGGCGACGACTGCGGCGATGACGAGGGAGGCGAGGGAGGGCAGCACGGCGAGCGGCCGGACATAGCCCGGTGCGGTGCGGCCGAGGAGGAGGCCGGCCGCCGCACCCAGGAACGGGAGAAGGGGGACGAGGACGGCCAGGGTCGTGGTGGTCACGCGGTGGCCTCTGCCTTCTTTGCCTTCCCTGCCGGAGCAGTGGCCTGGTGTTCGGGGGCGTCGGCGTCGTCCGAGCCGTCCGGGTCGTCCGGGAGTTGTTCGGCATCGTCGGTCTCGGCGGTGTCGCGGAGGCGGTCGATGTCGGAGCTGCCGCGGTTGCGGTACACGGCGAGGACGATCGCCAGACCGATGCCGATCTCCGCCGCCGCGATGGCGATGGTGAACAGGGTGAGGGCCTGGCCGGAGTGCAGGGCGTCGCGGAGCCATACGTCGAAGGCGACGAGGTTGAGGTTGACGGCGTTGAGCATCAGCTCGACGGACATCAGGACGAGGATCGCGTTGCGGCGGGCGAGCACTCCGTACAGCCCGGTACAGAAGAGGAGGGCGGCGAGCACGGCGGGATAGGCGAGGTGCATCAGCTCTGGTCCTCTCGGCTCGTGTTGTCCCGGCCTGCGCTCTCGCGGCCCGCGTTCTCCCGGTCCTTGCGGGACAGGACGATCGCGCCGACGAGGGCGGCGAGCAGCAGAACGGAGAGCGCTTCGAAGGGCAGCACCCAGTGCCGGAAGAGGAAGGAGCCGGTGGCCTCGGTGGAGCCCTGCGCCGGCCCGTCCAGATTGATCCAGGTGGTGCGGAAGGCGTCGACGACGACCCAGACGAGGGTGCCTGCCGCGGCTACGGCAACCGCGAGGGCGGCCCAGCGGTTCTCCGAATCGGCATCCGGGGAGCGGCCGATGGGGGCCCGGGTGAGCATCAGGCCGAACAGGAGGAGGACGACCACGGAACCGACGTAGATCAGTACCTGCACCCAGGCGATGAACTCCGCGGTGAGCAGGAGGTACTCGACGGCGAGACCGCCGAGCGTCACGATCAGCCAGAGGGCGGCGTGCACCAGCTGTCGGGTCGTGACGGTGACGAGGGCTGCGCCGAGGCTGGCGATGCCAACGAGGACGAAGGCGATCTCGACCCCGGTCGGGGAGAGGAAGCCGGGGTGGCTCGCGGTGACGGTCATGACGGGGCCGGAGGCGGCGCCGAGTGCGGTGCCGGTGGCGATGATCACGCCTGGCCCTCCTGATCCGTCGGAGCGGGCAGTTCGGGCGCGGGCGGTGCGGCGGCTGCCGCTTCCTGTTCGCGCTGGGTGCGGAGCTTGTCCGCCGTCTTGCGGGCGGCGGCGATCTCCTTCGGCTCCTCGGCGGCCGGGTCGAGCGCCGGCGGCTCCGGGACCGTCCACATCCAGTCGCGCAGTTTGTCGCGCTCATGGGTGAGTTCGAGGATGTCCGTCTCCGCGTACTCGAACTCCGGCGACCAGAACAGCGCGTCGAACGGGCACACCTCGATGCAGATGCCGCAGTACATGCAGAGGGAGAAGTCGATGGCGAAGCGGTCCAGCACGTTGCGGCTGCGCTCGCGGCCACCTGGGACCGCTGCGGGCACGGTCTCCTTGTGGGAGTCGATGTAGATGCACCAGTCGGGGCACTCACGGGCACAGAGCATGCAGACCGTGCAGTTCTCCTCGAAGAGCGCGATGACGCCACGGGAGCGGGGCGGGAGTTCGGGCTGCACGTCCGGGTACTGGGCGGTGACGGTCTTCTTCGTCATCGTCCGCAAGGTGACGGCAAGGCCCTTGGCCAGACCTGAGCCGGGGATCGGGGGCACTAGTTGATCGCCACCTTCACGATGCCGGTGAGCGCGATCTGCGCGAGAGCGAGCGGGATGAGTGTGGTCCAGGCGAGCTTCTGGAGCTGGTCCTCGCGCAGCCGCGGATAGCTCACGCGCAGCCAGATGACGACGAAGGCGAGGATGCCGGTCTTCAGGAGCGTCCAGACCCAGCCGAGTCCGTCGGCGCCCAGCGGTCCGTGCCACCCGCCCAGGAACAGGACGGTGGTGAGTCCGCAGAGCACGACGATGCCCGCGTACTCGGCGAGCAG
This genomic interval from Streptomyces sp. NBC_00464 contains the following:
- a CDS encoding NADH-quinone oxidoreductase subunit J family protein, which encodes MTVTASHPGFLSPTGVEIAFVLVGIASLGAALVTVTTRQLVHAALWLIVTLGGLAVEYLLLTAEFIAWVQVLIYVGSVVVLLLFGLMLTRAPIGRSPDADSENRWAALAVAVAAAGTLVWVVVDAFRTTWINLDGPAQGSTEATGSFLFRHWVLPFEALSVLLLAALVGAIVLSRKDRENAGRESAGRDNTSREDQS
- a CDS encoding NuoI/complex I 23 kDa subunit family protein; the protein is MPPIPGSGLAKGLAVTLRTMTKKTVTAQYPDVQPELPPRSRGVIALFEENCTVCMLCARECPDWCIYIDSHKETVPAAVPGGRERSRNVLDRFAIDFSLCMYCGICIEVCPFDALFWSPEFEYAETDILELTHERDKLRDWMWTVPEPPALDPAAEEPKEIAAARKTADKLRTQREQEAAAAAPPAPELPAPTDQEGQA